A single window of Leptospira wolffii serovar Khorat str. Khorat-H2 DNA harbors:
- the serC gene encoding 3-phosphoserine/phosphohydroxythreonine transaminase, whose protein sequence is MSEFERRIFNFYAGPAMLPTPVMEKAASEFLNYRRSGMSIMEVSHRGKLFEDVLDSALALLRELLSVPENYEIMFLSGGATLHFSALPLNLLKEGESADFVVTGIWAKKALEEAQRFNPVRKIYDGESHKYTEVPEIDDSMIGDDAKYLYITSNNTLLGSRYPKFPKVTKAPLVADMTSEILSRKIDISRFGAIFAGAQKNIGPSGLSVLIIRKDLIGRSGRTIPLMLDYGLIGKNKSMYNTPPTFSIYIAKLVFEWLKDLGGVDAIEKINEEKAKLLYDYLDTTSFYRAPVKPSSRSVMNVVFTLQDKNLESKFLAGAEERGLQGLEGHRLVGGLRASIYNSMPREGIVALIEYMKEFEKKAG, encoded by the coding sequence ATGAGCGAATTTGAACGCCGAATCTTTAATTTTTACGCCGGACCGGCCATGCTGCCCACTCCGGTTATGGAAAAAGCAGCTTCCGAATTTCTGAATTATCGTCGTTCCGGCATGTCCATTATGGAAGTCAGCCATCGCGGGAAATTATTCGAAGACGTTCTGGATTCGGCCCTTGCATTGCTTAGGGAATTACTTTCCGTTCCCGAAAATTACGAAATTATGTTCCTCTCCGGAGGAGCCACTCTGCATTTCTCCGCTCTACCTCTGAACCTACTAAAAGAGGGAGAAAGTGCGGATTTTGTCGTTACCGGTATCTGGGCCAAGAAGGCTTTGGAAGAGGCGCAGCGCTTTAACCCGGTTCGCAAAATATACGACGGAGAGAGTCATAAATACACCGAAGTTCCCGAAATCGACGATTCGATGATAGGCGACGACGCCAAGTATCTCTATATCACCTCCAACAATACTTTGCTAGGATCTAGATATCCGAAATTTCCGAAGGTCACCAAAGCTCCTTTAGTCGCGGACATGACTTCCGAAATTCTCTCCAGAAAAATCGATATTAGCCGATTCGGTGCGATCTTTGCCGGCGCTCAAAAGAATATCGGGCCTTCCGGTTTAAGCGTACTTATCATCCGCAAAGATTTAATCGGACGCTCCGGGCGTACGATTCCGTTGATGTTGGATTACGGACTGATCGGAAAGAACAAATCCATGTACAATACTCCTCCTACTTTCTCCATTTATATCGCGAAGTTGGTCTTCGAATGGTTGAAAGACTTGGGTGGAGTGGACGCCATCGAAAAGATCAACGAGGAAAAAGCCAAACTATTGTACGATTATTTGGATACGACTTCCTTCTATCGCGCACCGGTAAAACCCTCCAGCAGATCGGTAATGAACGTAGTCTTCACTCTTCAGGATAAAAATCTCGAATCCAAATTCTTGGCGGGAGCGGAAGAAAGAGGACTCCAAGGACTGGAAGGTCATAGACTCGTGGGAGGATTAAGAGCTTCCATTTACAATTCTATGCCTAGAGAAGGAATCGTTGCGTTGATCGAATATATGAAGGAATTCGAGAAAAAGGCGGGATAG
- the rpiB gene encoding ribose 5-phosphate isomerase B, with translation MKRIGIASDHGGFELKEYLRKELGDAVEIVDYGTKDESSVDYPLVIAEACKKVLNNEVEGLIALCGTGIGASIAANRHKGIRAALCHDEFTAEMSRRHNNANVLVLGGRVLGKDLAARIVQKWLTTTFEAGRHERRVGQLDTIT, from the coding sequence ATGAAAAGAATAGGCATCGCTTCCGACCACGGAGGCTTCGAACTCAAGGAGTATCTCAGAAAGGAATTAGGCGACGCGGTCGAGATCGTCGACTACGGAACCAAGGACGAGTCCTCCGTCGATTATCCTTTGGTCATCGCGGAAGCATGTAAAAAAGTCTTAAACAACGAGGTAGAAGGTCTGATCGCACTATGCGGGACAGGAATCGGAGCCTCGATCGCAGCCAACCGCCACAAAGGGATCCGTGCTGCTCTTTGCCATGACGAATTCACGGCCGAAATGTCTCGCCGCCATAACAACGCCAACGTTTTGGTTCTGGGAGGTCGGGTCTTAGGAAAAGATCTGGCCGCACGCATCGTTCAAAAATGGTTAACGACCACTTTCGAAGCCGGACGTCACGAAAGAAGAGTCGGCCAGTTAGATACCATTACCTAA
- a CDS encoding tetratricopeptide repeat protein — protein sequence MERIYIPIFNFWNILRVFSKVVRIVFVLRIFRCGIVFAFLAGSFPITGNLFSQEENRRLWNKAAKEKILVLQQNGKEAESLPFLEEYVKKNPSELIFKLYLARALFWRADLDLPKYDEDVFSRMEKTKKIRENYLRAAGIFEESLGHLSKISPRDPDLGKWYFLWAMTEWYAGREDRAIQMFKKAFKQDFRLNQANFNIAAIYESLGQVRDSEIYYGTYLKNEKELKEEE from the coding sequence ATGGAAAGAATCTATATACCTATATTTAATTTTTGGAATATACTTCGCGTATTTTCGAAAGTGGTAAGGATCGTATTCGTTTTACGCATTTTTAGATGCGGAATCGTTTTCGCTTTTCTTGCGGGATCCTTTCCTATAACCGGAAATCTATTCTCTCAGGAGGAGAATCGTAGGCTTTGGAACAAGGCCGCAAAGGAAAAGATTTTAGTCCTCCAGCAGAACGGGAAAGAAGCGGAGAGCCTTCCTTTCCTGGAGGAATATGTTAAGAAGAATCCGAGCGAACTGATCTTCAAATTATATCTAGCCCGAGCTCTTTTTTGGAGAGCGGATCTGGACCTGCCTAAATACGACGAGGACGTATTCTCCCGAATGGAAAAGACGAAGAAAATTCGGGAGAATTATCTGAGAGCCGCAGGGATCTTCGAGGAATCCCTGGGACATCTGAGTAAGATTTCCCCTAGGGACCCGGATCTGGGAAAATGGTACTTCCTTTGGGCGATGACGGAATGGTATGCGGGTAGGGAAGATAGGGCGATCCAAATGTTTAAAAAAGCGTTTAAGCAGGATTTTCGTCTGAACCAGGCTAATTTTAATATCGCGGCCATTTATGAAAGTTTGGGACAGGTGCGGGATTCCGAAATTTATTACGGAACCTACTTGAAAAACGAAAAGGAGCTGAAAGAAGAGGAGTAA
- a CDS encoding metalloenzyme domain protein, with product MIFYIFIDGIGFGENNPDKNPFSKYARGIFLPLGGKDFPEDASPKLKELVYIRTDASMGIKGLPQSATGQTSLWTGINACQVLNRHMSGFPTFTLKRIIAKYSIIRVLEEHGFKADLLNCYTPGFTEHVKKNPRQVSASTLIQMAADKPLKGMDDLRLGKGLYMDISRDFLRTFGREFIEKDDPVLEIQDPYRTGFEIVPAFRDHTLCIYEYFITDKVGHKMNWDGAEKCIADLESFLEGVLDAMDPERDQLILTSDHGNLEDLTVDVHTVNPVPTILYGKYTGQMKDKIKLLKDIPHAIYDCLGLDIPMSEEEFIQTSN from the coding sequence ATGATCTTTTATATATTTATCGACGGAATCGGCTTCGGGGAAAATAATCCGGACAAAAATCCATTCTCCAAATACGCCCGAGGCATCTTTCTCCCATTGGGAGGAAAGGACTTTCCGGAGGACGCCTCCCCGAAATTGAAGGAATTAGTTTATATCCGCACCGATGCGAGCATGGGAATCAAAGGTCTTCCCCAAAGCGCTACCGGTCAGACTTCCCTTTGGACGGGCATCAACGCTTGTCAGGTCTTGAACCGACACATGAGCGGATTTCCCACCTTTACGCTCAAGAGAATCATAGCGAAATATTCCATCATTCGGGTATTGGAAGAACACGGATTCAAAGCGGATCTTTTGAACTGTTATACGCCCGGTTTTACGGAACATGTGAAAAAAAATCCACGTCAAGTATCGGCATCGACTCTGATCCAAATGGCTGCGGACAAACCTTTAAAGGGTATGGACGATCTTCGCCTCGGAAAGGGACTCTATATGGATATCAGTCGTGATTTCTTAAGAACATTCGGACGAGAATTTATAGAAAAGGACGATCCCGTTCTGGAAATCCAAGACCCTTATCGAACCGGCTTTGAAATTGTTCCCGCCTTCCGGGATCATACTCTATGTATCTACGAATATTTCATCACGGATAAAGTGGGCCATAAGATGAATTGGGACGGTGCAGAGAAATGTATCGCCGATTTGGAAAGTTTCTTAGAAGGAGTTTTGGATGCCATGGATCCGGAACGGGACCAATTGATCCTCACCTCCGATCATGGAAATCTGGAAGACCTTACGGTCGACGTCCATACGGTGAACCCAGTTCCTACGATCCTGTACGGTAAGTATACGGGACAAATGAAAGATAAGATCAAACTTCTGAAGGATATCCCACACGCAATCTACGACTGCTTGGGTCTGGATATTCCCATGTCGGAAGAGGAATTTATACAAACTTCCAACTAG